In Stieleria varia, one genomic interval encodes:
- the obgE gene encoding GTPase ObgE, producing MFVDRVQIELQAGKGGDGCSSMRREKYVPRGGPDGGDGGRGASIILEAKLGVNSLAAYANRKFYRAPKGQPGQGSMCHGRKGGDQILYVPPGTTVIDAHQGFVIKDLTHHGESFVIARGGKGGRGNAHFKSSANQAPRESTAGEEGETRLVILELRSIADVGLVGKPNAGKSTLLSRISSARPEIADYPFTTKHPNLGIVEADEERSFVLADIPGLIEGASEGVGLGHEFLKHVERAGLLVHLVEPKPVDGTDPLQNYNAIRAELIEYDPDLGKRDEILVVTKMEMEGAEEVRDQLRESTGKEVFMISAATGEGLAELTHRIMDQVMLRRQRMENEGEVVPKLRVSDESTATRQRRVPPHLAGPTSDLSNEHQAKDKEGEQVSRKQGRKHHGSGNDSGNDSDKAVP from the coding sequence ATGTTTGTTGATCGTGTCCAAATCGAGTTGCAAGCCGGCAAAGGCGGCGACGGCTGCTCCAGTATGCGTCGGGAAAAGTACGTTCCCCGCGGCGGCCCCGACGGTGGCGACGGTGGTCGCGGAGCCAGCATCATCTTAGAAGCCAAGCTCGGCGTGAACTCGTTGGCGGCCTACGCCAACCGAAAGTTCTATCGCGCCCCCAAAGGGCAACCCGGCCAAGGCTCCATGTGTCACGGTCGTAAGGGCGGCGACCAAATCCTCTACGTTCCTCCGGGAACCACCGTGATTGATGCTCATCAAGGTTTTGTGATCAAGGACTTGACCCACCACGGAGAGAGCTTCGTCATCGCCCGGGGAGGCAAAGGCGGCCGCGGCAACGCACACTTCAAGTCCAGTGCCAACCAGGCGCCCCGAGAGTCCACGGCGGGCGAAGAAGGCGAGACCCGATTGGTGATCTTGGAACTCCGCAGCATCGCCGACGTCGGATTGGTGGGCAAACCCAACGCGGGCAAGAGCACGCTGCTCTCACGCATCTCCAGCGCTCGACCCGAGATCGCCGACTATCCCTTCACGACCAAACATCCCAACTTGGGAATCGTCGAAGCCGATGAGGAGCGATCGTTCGTGCTCGCGGACATCCCAGGTTTGATCGAGGGCGCGAGCGAAGGTGTCGGGCTGGGACACGAGTTCCTCAAGCACGTCGAGCGCGCCGGCTTGCTGGTGCATTTGGTCGAGCCCAAACCGGTCGACGGAACCGATCCGCTGCAAAACTACAACGCGATCCGCGCGGAGCTGATCGAGTACGATCCCGACTTGGGCAAACGCGATGAAATCCTCGTCGTCACCAAGATGGAAATGGAAGGTGCCGAGGAAGTCCGTGATCAACTTCGTGAGTCGACCGGCAAAGAAGTCTTTATGATCAGCGCGGCGACCGGCGAAGGACTCGCCGAATTGACGCATCGGATCATGGATCAAGTCATGTTGCGTCGTCAACGAATGGAGAACGAGGGCGAAGTCGTTCCTAAGCTTCGCGTCTCGGACGAATCAACGGCAACTCGTCAGCGACGAGTCCCACCTCACTTGGCCGGCCCCACGTCGGACCTATCCAACGAGCATCAAGCCAAAGACAAGGAGGGCGAACAGGTATCACGCAAACAAGGAAGAAAACATCACGGCAGCGGCAATGATTCCGGCAATGATTCCGACAAGGCGGTGCCGTGA
- a CDS encoding type III pantothenate kinase translates to MKEPSCVVAVDVGNSAAKLCLMSDDHPACEKKSSSENRLSEISIPIDNRWPSEPQGSTDPVTSDVDWITQAVQWVESHTRCRPCRTQWRIASVQRSASRQLCDRLRRDAENQLADSDQVNVDVRTITRDDVPMPVLVDHPDRLGIDRLVGAFAASELYRPPLVVVDAGSAVTVDWVDARGRFCGGAILPGLGLQLQALARGTDALPQIDLLADGDCQTPLSMRPATNTSSAIRLGVITAVAAAIDRLAENYGAAEPTDSPPTVILTGGDAGLISAALQVPHQVVSRLVCRGLLALKLGK, encoded by the coding sequence GTGAAGGAGCCTAGCTGTGTCGTTGCTGTGGACGTCGGTAACTCGGCCGCCAAACTTTGTTTGATGTCGGACGACCACCCCGCATGCGAAAAGAAATCATCATCGGAAAACCGCCTCTCCGAAATCTCCATCCCGATCGACAACCGCTGGCCAAGCGAGCCGCAGGGTTCAACCGATCCGGTGACCTCCGATGTCGACTGGATCACACAAGCGGTTCAGTGGGTGGAAAGCCACACGCGTTGCCGACCTTGTCGTACCCAGTGGCGAATCGCAAGCGTGCAACGATCGGCATCGCGACAGTTGTGCGACCGACTGCGTCGTGATGCGGAGAATCAACTTGCCGACTCCGACCAAGTGAACGTCGACGTCCGCACCATCACGCGAGACGACGTGCCGATGCCCGTGTTGGTGGATCATCCCGATCGGCTCGGAATCGATCGCTTGGTCGGTGCGTTCGCGGCGTCCGAACTGTACCGGCCTCCGTTGGTCGTGGTGGATGCCGGATCGGCAGTGACGGTCGACTGGGTCGATGCCCGGGGTCGATTCTGCGGCGGCGCGATTCTGCCGGGCTTGGGGCTACAGCTGCAGGCGCTCGCGCGCGGTACCGATGCATTGCCCCAGATCGACCTGTTGGCCGATGGCGACTGCCAAACGCCTCTGTCCATGCGACCGGCGACGAACACGTCGTCCGCCATCCGTTTGGGCGTGATCACCGCCGTGGCGGCCGCGATCGATCGCTTGGCAGAGAATTACGGGGCTGCCGAACCCACCGATTCACCCCCCACCGTCATCCTGACGGGAGGTGACGCGGGGTTGATTTCCGCTGCCCTCCAGGTGCCCCATCAAGTGGTCAGCCGCTTGGTTTGCCGAGGACTGCTGGCATTAAAACTCGGCAAATGA